Proteins encoded by one window of Candidatus Zixiibacteriota bacterium:
- a CDS encoding ferredoxin, producing MKITVDRSKCEGYAKCVQALPRVFKLDAKMIAEVVDPAAESDARILLAAKLCPTKAIVLQEEGTGKRLFPPEPGQ from the coding sequence ATGAAAATCACCGTCGACCGAAGCAAATGCGAAGGCTATGCGAAATGCGTTCAGGCGCTGCCCAGGGTCTTCAAGCTCGACGCGAAAATGATCGCCGAGGTCGTCGACCCCGCCGCCGAAAGCGACGCGAGAATCCTTCTGGCGGCGAAGCTCTGCCCCACCAAAGCGATCGTTCTCCAGGAGGAGGGAACCGGAAAGAGGCTGTTCCCGCCGGAGCCCGGTCAATAA
- a CDS encoding AMP-binding protein, producing MNESISALQPTTDRHLGAVFFRRVRQLGERTFIKLERNGRFEDVSWRRCGALVESLIFSLRALGLAPGDAVAIIGDNSLEWLCADLATLASGLPNVVLSPSLSDAMLLRVLDHAECRAAFAQDACTGRLVGLKKRLARLAHVIAMGREGESVPGTIPFARLAAAGGGGRDALDAVLGSVRPGDLATIMYTSGSTGAPKGVMKTQDNLLSNITNGGELVPSRAEELFLIVLSLNHLFGRFGFHKSAVTGRTTALVEATERQVDLDVVQSLAPTALAVVPRVMARLWEQMLEREGLGGLWEKLESLDRERADGSASSERPFEDLKAALGPAVRRALGGRIKYISYGGAAMPPRIMRFFELAGVPLIGSYGSTECGGVTLCGIGENRPGNLGRPFPNVELRIAGDGEILVRGPTVTPGYWRDPEATREALDPDGWFHTGDLGVLQADGSLRVVGRKKDIFNCSDGTNIYPGAIEALLENDPFIRQAVLVGDGRPFIGALLVPERARIAAACGRDPASLSRRDVEAALRERIEAINSGLEHYERIRGFCVLDADFPPDARSVSAFQKVTVRRAAVEELYRNEIAEIYSARPEGEGK from the coding sequence TTGAACGAATCGATCAGCGCGCTGCAACCGACGACGGACCGCCATCTCGGGGCGGTCTTCTTCCGCCGCGTCCGGCAACTCGGGGAGCGGACGTTCATCAAGCTCGAACGAAACGGTCGCTTCGAGGATGTCTCGTGGCGCCGTTGCGGCGCCCTCGTGGAGAGCCTGATCTTTTCGCTGCGTGCCCTCGGCCTGGCTCCGGGAGACGCGGTCGCCATCATCGGCGACAACAGCCTCGAATGGCTCTGCGCGGACCTGGCGACCCTGGCCTCGGGCCTGCCCAACGTGGTCCTCTCCCCGAGCCTTTCGGACGCGATGCTTCTCAGGGTGCTCGATCACGCCGAGTGCCGGGCCGCTTTCGCGCAGGACGCCTGTACAGGTCGGCTGGTCGGTCTCAAGAAGCGGCTGGCTCGGCTCGCCCACGTCATCGCGATGGGTCGAGAAGGCGAGTCGGTTCCGGGTACGATCCCCTTCGCGCGGCTGGCGGCGGCGGGGGGCGGCGGACGGGATGCGCTCGACGCGGTCCTGGGCTCGGTCCGGCCGGGCGATCTTGCGACGATCATGTACACCTCCGGCTCGACCGGCGCGCCCAAGGGCGTGATGAAAACCCAGGACAATCTCCTCTCGAACATCACCAACGGCGGGGAGCTCGTGCCGAGCAGGGCAGAGGAACTGTTCCTCATCGTCCTCAGCCTGAACCATTTATTCGGGCGCTTCGGCTTCCACAAGAGCGCGGTCACCGGGAGAACTACGGCGCTGGTGGAGGCGACCGAGCGACAGGTGGATCTCGACGTGGTTCAGTCGCTCGCGCCGACGGCCCTGGCCGTGGTGCCTCGGGTGATGGCGCGCCTCTGGGAGCAGATGCTGGAACGGGAGGGTCTGGGCGGTCTCTGGGAGAAGCTCGAATCCCTCGACCGCGAGCGAGCCGACGGGAGCGCGTCCTCGGAGCGGCCGTTCGAAGACCTCAAGGCGGCGCTCGGGCCGGCGGTCAGGCGCGCTCTCGGGGGGCGGATCAAGTACATCTCCTACGGCGGCGCGGCGATGCCGCCGCGCATCATGCGCTTTTTCGAGCTGGCGGGCGTCCCCCTGATCGGCTCTTACGGCTCGACCGAATGCGGCGGCGTCACGCTTTGCGGGATCGGCGAGAATCGTCCGGGGAATCTCGGCCGGCCGTTTCCCAACGTCGAGTTGCGGATCGCCGGCGACGGCGAGATTCTCGTCCGCGGGCCCACGGTGACGCCGGGTTACTGGCGCGACCCGGAAGCCACGCGCGAGGCGCTCGACCCCGACGGCTGGTTTCACACCGGCGATCTCGGCGTGCTGCAAGCCGACGGCTCGCTGCGGGTGGTGGGGCGCAAGAAGGACATCTTCAACTGCTCGGACGGCACGAATATCTATCCCGGCGCCATCGAGGCGTTGCTCGAAAACGATCCCTTCATCCGCCAGGCGGTTCTGGTGGGGGACGGGCGGCCGTTCATCGGCGCGCTCCTGGTGCCGGAGCGGGCGAGGATCGCGGCAGCATGCGGCCGTGATCCGGCGAGCCTGTCGCGGCGCGACGTCGAGGCGGCGCTTCGCGAGCGGATCGAGGCGATCAACTCCGGGCTGGAACACTACGAGCGGATCCGCGGCTTTTGCGTGCTCGACGCCGACTTTCCGCCCGACGCGCGCAGCGTGAGCGCTTTTCAAAAGGTCACGGTGCGCCGTGCGGCGGTCGAAGAGCTTTATCGGAACGAGATCGCCGAGATCTATTCGGCGAGGCCGGAAGGAGAAGGCAAATGA
- the hisG gene encoding ATP phosphoribosyltransferase, translating into MKELKLGIPKGSLEEMTIELFKKSGWKISTTHRSYFPSVDDPTLRCSLARPQEMSRYVEAGTLDCGITGRDWTMENASDVRVVCEMVYSKTSFRPTRWVLAVPHDSPVKAIEDLRGRRIATEMVNFTKRYFAERNIPVDVEFSWGATEAKAAEGLVDAIVEVTETGSTIRAHGLRIVAELMESCPQLIANKRSWEDPWKREKIEQIRLLLQGALSAENRVGLKLNVAEPDLEKVVQLIPSITAPTIATLYPTAALKGVKWFSIESVIAEEVVRDLIPRLIQNGAVGIIEYPLNKVI; encoded by the coding sequence GTGAAGGAGCTGAAGCTGGGGATCCCGAAAGGGAGCCTCGAGGAGATGACCATCGAGCTTTTCAAGAAGTCGGGATGGAAAATCTCCACGACCCATCGCAGCTACTTTCCTTCGGTCGACGATCCCACTCTGCGCTGCAGCCTGGCGCGGCCGCAGGAGATGTCGCGCTACGTCGAGGCCGGCACCCTGGACTGCGGCATCACCGGGCGCGACTGGACGATGGAAAACGCCTCCGACGTCCGGGTAGTCTGCGAGATGGTCTATTCCAAGACGAGCTTCCGCCCGACCCGCTGGGTGCTGGCGGTACCGCACGATTCCCCGGTCAAGGCGATCGAGGACCTGCGCGGCAGGCGGATCGCCACCGAGATGGTCAACTTCACCAAGCGCTATTTCGCCGAGAGGAACATCCCGGTCGATGTGGAGTTCTCCTGGGGCGCCACCGAAGCCAAGGCGGCGGAAGGACTCGTCGACGCGATCGTCGAGGTAACCGAGACCGGAAGCACCATCCGGGCGCACGGGCTGCGCATCGTCGCGGAGCTGATGGAGTCCTGCCCCCAGCTCATCGCCAACAAGCGCTCGTGGGAGGATCCGTGGAAGCGGGAGAAGATCGAGCAGATCCGGCTGCTGCTGCAGGGCGCGCTTTCGGCCGAGAACCGCGTGGGGCTGAAGCTCAACGTCGCCGAGCCGGACCTGGAGAAGGTCGTTCAGCTCATCCCGAGCATCACCGCGCCGACCATCGCCACGCTATACCCCACGGCCGCCCTGAAGGGTGTCAAATGGTTCTCGATCGAGAGCGTGATCGCCGAAGAGGTGGTGCGCGACCTGATTCCGCGCCTGATCCAGAACGGCGCGGTGGGAATCATCGAATACCCGCTGAACAAGGTGATCTGA
- the hisI gene encoding phosphoribosyl-AMP cyclohydrolase translates to MQKIDFEKGGGLVPVIVQDYRSREVLMFAYMNRQAWEKTKKTGKAHYYSRSRKSLWLKGEESGHFQKVMGVYLDCDNDTLLLRVRQVGGAACHEGYRSCFFRKMVDGGWKTAARRVFDPKEVYKK, encoded by the coding sequence ATGCAGAAAATCGATTTCGAAAAGGGCGGCGGCCTGGTGCCGGTGATCGTCCAGGACTATCGCTCGCGCGAGGTCCTCATGTTCGCCTACATGAACAGGCAGGCATGGGAAAAAACGAAAAAGACCGGCAAGGCCCACTACTACAGCCGCTCCCGCAAATCGCTGTGGCTTAAAGGAGAAGAGTCCGGCCATTTTCAGAAGGTCATGGGCGTCTACCTCGATTGCGACAACGACACCCTGCTCCTGCGCGTGCGGCAGGTGGGCGGGGCCGCGTGCCACGAAGGCTACCGGAGTTGTTTCTTCCGCAAAATGGTCGACGGCGGCTGGAAAACCGCCGCCCGGCGGGTGTTCGACCCCAAGGAGGTCTACAAGAAGTGA
- a CDS encoding SDR family NAD(P)-dependent oxidoreductase, with protein MRQRGKVAVITGAAQGIGRAIALGFGREGAKVVVADLQAEKARNVAEELRRGGGESHAVEVDVAREASVEALAREVLGRFGRVDVLVNDAGVYPRGAAAGLSEADWDRTLDVNLGGNFLCCRAFLPAMRAQKSGRIISVASGIAHYGAREGAAYAASKAGIIGFVKALAREVGGDGITVNAICPGAANTAMPRGHRPEAELLERLRSNPLGHVLEPDDFVGTVLFLASDAASYVTGQAINVNCGSYMS; from the coding sequence ATGAGACAGCGAGGAAAAGTCGCCGTGATCACCGGGGCGGCGCAGGGGATCGGCCGGGCCATCGCGCTCGGCTTCGGCCGTGAAGGGGCGAAGGTCGTCGTCGCCGATCTTCAGGCGGAAAAGGCGCGCAACGTCGCCGAGGAGCTGCGCCGAGGCGGCGGGGAAAGCCACGCGGTCGAAGTCGATGTCGCACGCGAGGCATCGGTGGAAGCGCTGGCAAGAGAAGTTCTCGGCCGCTTCGGACGGGTCGATGTCCTGGTCAACGACGCCGGTGTCTATCCCCGCGGCGCGGCGGCCGGGCTCAGCGAAGCGGACTGGGACCGCACGCTCGACGTCAACCTGGGAGGGAATTTCCTCTGCTGCCGGGCCTTTCTTCCCGCGATGCGCGCGCAGAAAAGCGGCCGCATCATCAGCGTCGCTTCCGGGATCGCGCACTACGGGGCGAGGGAGGGCGCGGCGTACGCGGCGTCGAAGGCCGGGATCATCGGTTTCGTGAAGGCGCTGGCGCGAGAGGTCGGCGGCGACGGAATCACCGTCAACGCGATCTGTCCGGGCGCCGCCAACACCGCGATGCCCCGCGGCCACCGGCCGGAGGCGGAGCTGCTCGAGCGGTTGCGCTCGAATCCGCTCGGCCACGTGCTCGAGCCCGACGATTTCGTGGGAACCGTGCTTTTTCTCGCGAGCGACGCGGCCTCTTACGTTACCGGGCAGGCGATCAACGTGAACTGCGGAAGCTACATGTCCTAG
- a CDS encoding tryptophanase, with translation MAVEEPSVGFRFSTPYEIAAVRPLRQTTPAERAAALAAARYNTELLPQELIYVDLSTDSGVSALNTAQLAALAAAPVAEPGMGLAPEASRAYRDLASEFQRIFGFPYVVPVTQGRAAERIWIRLHVKPGSVVAGNMLFPSTRTHIEMSGGKVADVIVDAAHDLGSEEPFKGNLDIDKLRALFSEGRDKVSCIYVEVAVNACGGHPVSVENLRAVRAVATANGVPLFLDACRLLENSYLVKQREPGYSHRPVREIVAEICGLADGLTMSALKDLAAPAGGFIATRDPASYQKAWMQAFLDGAQLGSSAMEVVAAGLRELFATDAYVAGRVEQVQYLWRRLGGGVPLVRPPSGHAVYIDVRSFLPHVAPENHPAEALAAFIYGVSGVRLCKGPPPAPSQSARGTELLRLAVPARKYLRGHLDDVAEAVFYAYSRRAEIKGLKRVEEPGRSKHQPAYFTPL, from the coding sequence ATGGCGGTGGAAGAGCCTTCGGTCGGATTCCGGTTCTCGACACCCTACGAGATCGCCGCGGTGCGCCCGCTGCGCCAGACCACGCCCGCCGAGCGCGCCGCGGCGCTGGCCGCCGCGCGTTACAATACGGAGCTGCTCCCGCAGGAGTTGATTTACGTCGATCTTTCCACCGACAGTGGAGTGAGCGCGCTCAACACAGCCCAGCTTGCCGCGCTCGCGGCGGCCCCGGTGGCCGAGCCCGGGATGGGCCTTGCGCCAGAGGCGAGCCGCGCCTACAGGGATCTGGCCTCGGAATTCCAGCGGATCTTCGGCTTCCCCTACGTGGTGCCGGTGACCCAGGGCCGCGCGGCGGAGCGCATCTGGATCAGGCTGCATGTCAAACCGGGCTCGGTGGTGGCGGGAAACATGCTCTTTCCTTCCACCCGGACCCACATCGAGATGAGCGGCGGCAAGGTCGCCGACGTGATCGTCGACGCCGCGCACGATCTCGGCTCGGAGGAGCCGTTCAAGGGAAATCTCGACATCGACAAGCTGCGCGCGCTTTTCAGCGAAGGGCGGGACAAGGTAAGCTGCATCTACGTCGAGGTGGCCGTGAACGCCTGCGGCGGTCATCCGGTCTCCGTGGAAAACCTGCGCGCCGTCCGGGCCGTCGCGACGGCAAACGGCGTGCCGCTTTTTCTCGACGCCTGTCGCCTCCTGGAGAACAGCTACCTGGTGAAACAGCGGGAGCCGGGGTATTCCCACCGCCCGGTCCGGGAGATCGTCGCCGAGATCTGCGGTCTTGCCGACGGCCTGACGATGAGCGCTCTCAAGGATCTCGCGGCTCCGGCGGGCGGATTCATCGCGACCCGGGACCCGGCGAGCTATCAAAAAGCCTGGATGCAGGCGTTTCTCGACGGCGCGCAGCTCGGCAGCAGCGCCATGGAGGTCGTCGCCGCCGGGCTCCGGGAGCTGTTCGCGACCGACGCCTACGTCGCCGGGCGTGTCGAGCAGGTGCAGTATCTCTGGCGGCGCCTCGGCGGCGGCGTTCCGCTGGTGCGTCCGCCTTCGGGCCACGCCGTCTATATCGACGTGCGGAGCTTTCTCCCGCACGTCGCGCCGGAAAACCACCCGGCGGAAGCCCTCGCGGCTTTCATCTACGGCGTTTCCGGAGTTCGCCTCTGCAAGGGACCGCCGCCGGCGCCGAGCCAGAGCGCTCGCGGCACGGAGCTTCTGCGGCTGGCGGTGCCGGCGCGGAAGTATCTGCGAGGACACCTGGACGATGTCGCCGAGGCGGTGTTTTACGCTTATTCGCGCCGCGCGGAGATCAAGGGGCTGAAACGCGTCGAGGAGCCGGGAAGGTCGAAGCACCAGCCGGCTTATTTTACGCCGCTTTGA
- a CDS encoding elongation factor P yields the protein MIVASDVRSGLVIQLDRDLYKVEAARLHKGGGQAGATVHLTLRNLRTGNVTERRLRPTEKLEDVVLERLTAEYLYEDTERCYFMDVESYEQLEVPKRMLGDRLAFLQPNMRIDMELLEGRPVDVLFPATVDLKVASTGPGVHESEATYKPAVLENGIEILVPQFIKTGDTVRVDVQTRKYVERVKA from the coding sequence ATGATCGTGGCATCGGACGTGCGCAGCGGTCTGGTAATACAGCTCGATCGGGACCTCTACAAGGTCGAAGCCGCCCGACTTCACAAGGGCGGCGGCCAGGCGGGGGCGACCGTTCACCTCACGCTCCGGAATCTCCGGACCGGCAACGTCACCGAGCGGCGGCTGCGCCCCACCGAAAAGCTCGAGGACGTCGTCCTCGAGCGCCTGACCGCCGAGTACCTCTACGAGGATACGGAGCGCTGCTATTTCATGGACGTCGAAAGCTACGAGCAGCTCGAAGTGCCGAAGCGGATGCTCGGCGACCGTCTCGCTTTCCTCCAGCCCAACATGAGGATCGACATGGAGCTGCTCGAAGGGCGTCCCGTCGACGTGCTCTTCCCCGCCACCGTCGATCTCAAGGTTGCCTCCACCGGCCCGGGCGTGCACGAATCCGAGGCGACCTACAAGCCCGCCGTGCTGGAAAACGGCATCGAGATCCTCGTGCCGCAGTTCATCAAGACCGGGGACACGGTGCGGGTGGACGTGCAGACCCGCAAGTACGTGGAGCGGGTCAAAGCCTGA
- a CDS encoding 5-formyltetrahydrofolate cyclo-ligase — protein MRSKDEIRRDVWGRLVEKKVARFPGAEGRIPNFIGAEACARLLAETPYWKAARVLKVNPDSPQRPVRQRALTEGKTVYMAVPRLQSDRPFIELDPARLECTPFAASSIAGAAQHGRPVTLAEVKRIDLVVCGSVAVNRKGARVGKGGGFSDLEFALLTEERKIDRSTVIVTTVHPLQILDEEIPMTAHDIPIDVIVAPEKIIEIETPLPRPRGIYWSHLPADKLAEIPVLRERKKR, from the coding sequence ATGAGGTCAAAGGACGAGATCCGGCGCGATGTGTGGGGTCGCCTGGTGGAAAAGAAGGTTGCGCGCTTTCCCGGCGCCGAGGGACGAATCCCCAATTTCATCGGCGCCGAAGCGTGCGCCAGGCTCCTGGCGGAAACCCCTTATTGGAAGGCCGCCAGGGTCCTGAAAGTCAATCCCGACTCCCCGCAGCGCCCGGTGCGCCAGCGGGCGCTCACCGAGGGAAAGACCGTCTACATGGCGGTGCCGCGCCTGCAGAGCGACCGGCCGTTCATCGAGCTCGACCCCGCGAGGCTCGAATGCACGCCGTTCGCCGCCTCGTCGATCGCCGGCGCGGCGCAGCACGGCCGGCCCGTCACGCTGGCCGAGGTGAAAAGGATCGACCTCGTGGTCTGCGGCTCGGTCGCGGTCAACCGCAAAGGCGCGCGCGTGGGCAAGGGGGGCGGATTCTCCGATCTCGAGTTCGCTCTCCTCACCGAGGAGCGTAAGATAGACAGGAGCACCGTCATCGTCACCACCGTCCACCCCCTGCAGATCCTCGACGAAGAGATCCCGATGACCGCGCACGACATCCCGATCGACGTCATCGTCGCCCCGGAAAAGATCATCGAGATAGAAACGCCTCTTCCCCGCCCCCGAGGCATCTACTGGAGCCACCTCCCCGCGGACAAGCTGGCCGAAATCCCGGTGCTCCGGGAGCGAAAGAAACGCTAG
- a CDS encoding alpha/beta hydrolase has translation MRRGVEIAAAGLVALAALGCSLEERFIFFPYAEISETPSRYGVSFEDVYFRTEDGLTLNGWFAPYPRASVTLLWFHGNAGNIGHRSEQLKLLHDRIRTHIFIFDYRGYGRSEGSPSEEGTYRDAAAALGHLRSRMEVDPERIVFFGQSLGAAVATELAARESCMALILEAPFTSIRDMAEAALPLLPIGSLLRTRYETVRRIREVRAPVLVLHGELDEVVPFAQGRRVFEAAPEPKTFHAIRGSRHNDAYVTGGEAYLASLKDFIDRAEARTGGTRKK, from the coding sequence ATGCGCCGGGGCGTCGAAATCGCCGCTGCAGGCCTGGTCGCGCTCGCCGCCTTGGGGTGTTCCCTGGAAGAGCGCTTTATCTTCTTTCCCTACGCCGAGATCTCCGAAACGCCGTCCCGATACGGCGTCTCATTCGAGGACGTCTACTTCAGGACCGAGGATGGTCTTACGCTGAACGGCTGGTTTGCGCCCTACCCGCGCGCCTCCGTCACGCTGCTCTGGTTTCACGGCAACGCGGGCAACATCGGCCATCGCTCGGAGCAGCTCAAGCTCCTGCACGACCGGATCCGGACCCATATCTTCATTTTCGATTATCGCGGGTACGGAAGAAGCGAGGGAAGCCCCTCGGAAGAGGGCACCTACAGGGACGCCGCCGCGGCTCTCGGGCATCTGCGCTCGCGCATGGAGGTCGATCCCGAGCGGATCGTCTTTTTCGGGCAGTCGCTCGGGGCCGCCGTGGCGACGGAGCTCGCTGCGCGCGAATCGTGCATGGCGCTGATCCTGGAAGCTCCCTTCACGTCGATCCGCGACATGGCCGAGGCCGCGCTGCCGCTCCTCCCGATCGGCTCTCTGCTCCGCACCCGTTACGAAACCGTGCGCCGCATCCGGGAGGTCCGCGCGCCGGTTCTGGTCCTGCACGGGGAGCTCGACGAGGTCGTGCCGTTCGCGCAGGGGCGAAGGGTGTTCGAAGCCGCGCCCGAGCCCAAGACCTTCCACGCCATCCGGGGCTCGCGGCACAACGACGCCTACGTCACCGGAGGCGAGGCATACTTGGCGTCGCTGAAAGACTTTATCGACAGGGCCGAAGCGCGTACCGGCGGAACTCGGAAGAAGTGA
- a CDS encoding alpha/beta hydrolase, whose translation MTGEKYIDVGGIRTRYFEKGSGPVVVLFHGGHFGSHDAADCAEDWGLNFDGLARWFHVFAFDKIGQGWTDNPRRDEDYTMAAVVEHAYGFLKALGLNEIHPVGHSRGAYLVARLTIEHPELFRTCILVDTNTLAPGISKNETVMANPPLPRLSRESQRWVLQRYSFACEHITEEWLDAMVRVAALPKYREAVARMEEAGLRVTRFLPHLARQKDETLGIIRDRGFGRPTLLAWSYQDPTATIDQGYALFDLIARSTPDSRMYIFNRAGHFCYREHPAEFNEMLRSFVQRNA comes from the coding sequence ATGACCGGCGAAAAGTACATCGACGTCGGGGGGATCAGGACCCGTTATTTCGAGAAGGGTAGTGGTCCCGTCGTGGTTCTGTTTCACGGCGGCCATTTCGGATCGCACGACGCCGCCGACTGCGCCGAGGATTGGGGCTTGAATTTCGACGGTCTGGCGCGGTGGTTTCACGTCTTCGCCTTCGACAAGATCGGCCAGGGGTGGACGGACAATCCGAGACGCGACGAGGATTACACCATGGCAGCCGTGGTCGAGCACGCTTACGGCTTTCTCAAGGCCTTGGGCCTGAACGAGATCCATCCGGTCGGCCATTCACGCGGCGCCTACCTCGTCGCCCGCTTGACGATCGAGCACCCCGAGCTGTTCAGGACCTGTATCCTGGTCGACACCAACACCCTGGCTCCGGGCATTAGCAAGAACGAAACCGTGATGGCCAACCCGCCGCTGCCGCGCCTCAGCCGGGAAAGCCAGCGCTGGGTGCTGCAGCGCTATTCCTTTGCCTGCGAGCACATCACGGAGGAGTGGCTGGACGCCATGGTGCGAGTGGCGGCGCTGCCGAAGTACCGCGAGGCGGTCGCCAGAATGGAGGAGGCCGGGCTGCGGGTCACCCGTTTCCTGCCGCATCTCGCGCGGCAGAAAGACGAGACCCTCGGAATCATCCGCGACCGCGGCTTCGGCAGGCCGACGCTGCTCGCCTGGAGCTATCAGGACCCGACGGCGACCATCGATCAGGGCTATGCCCTGTTTGACCTGATCGCGCGCAGCACGCCCGATTCGCGTATGTACATCTTCAATCGCGCCGGCCATTTCTGCTATCGCGAGCACCCCGCGGAGTTCAACGAGATGCTGCGCTCGTTCGTTCAGCGAAACGCCTGA
- the cutA gene encoding divalent cation tolerance protein CutA yields MSEYIVVYVTAGSAEEGERLARALVEERLAACVNRVAPVRSVYRWEGKIEQSEEELLIVKSRRDLFPVLEKRVRELHGYEVPEVIALPVVSGSEPYLRWLSGELTAPGPGRGGLRTVREVSAGGIVFRRRGGAYETVLIRVRHRWTLPKGHVEEGESTEQAALREVREETGLEGAVVQKLGDIRYSYRDKSKEGEAIRIYKRVFFYLLRYVKGDVRDHDHEVEEARWFPMEQAIRRLKFATERKMVHRALSVLEAEDGGPEASAQRRAQSDR; encoded by the coding sequence GTGTCGGAATACATCGTCGTCTACGTCACCGCGGGATCGGCGGAAGAAGGGGAACGGCTGGCCCGCGCGCTCGTCGAGGAGCGGCTCGCGGCCTGCGTCAATCGGGTCGCGCCGGTTCGCTCGGTTTACCGCTGGGAGGGAAAAATCGAGCAGAGCGAGGAGGAGCTGCTGATCGTCAAGAGCCGCAGGGACCTCTTTCCCGTCCTGGAAAAACGGGTCCGGGAGCTCCACGGTTACGAGGTTCCAGAGGTGATCGCGCTTCCCGTGGTAAGCGGGAGCGAGCCCTATCTGCGCTGGCTGAGCGGTGAGCTCACGGCTCCCGGCCCGGGACGGGGCGGGCTGCGCACCGTGCGCGAGGTTTCCGCCGGCGGAATCGTCTTTCGGCGCCGCGGCGGCGCATACGAGACCGTCCTGATTCGCGTGCGCCATCGCTGGACCCTGCCGAAGGGCCACGTGGAGGAGGGGGAAAGCACGGAGCAGGCGGCGCTGCGCGAGGTGCGGGAGGAGACCGGCCTGGAAGGCGCCGTGGTTCAAAAGCTCGGCGACATCCGCTATAGCTATCGCGACAAGAGCAAAGAGGGGGAAGCGATCCGCATCTACAAGCGGGTCTTCTTCTATCTGCTGCGCTACGTCAAAGGCGATGTGCGGGACCACGATCACGAGGTCGAGGAAGCCCGCTGGTTCCCCATGGAGCAGGCGATCAGGCGGCTGAAGTTCGCCACGGAACGCAAAATGGTCCATCGGGCGCTCAGCGTTCTGGAAGCCGAGGACGGCGGACCGGAAGCCTCTGCGCAACGGCGGGCGCAGAGCGACCGGTAG
- a CDS encoding SDR family NAD(P)-dependent oxidoreductase: MSAVALISGGANGIGRAVAARLARAGMAVMIADCDRAAAEQTRGEIEEAGGTAEAIEVDVSAAPSVRAAVSETERRWGRIDVLANVAGGSFYNKRVEELTWSEWKRVIDVNLKGTFLMSREVVPIMRRQKSGRILNTASNYGFTGSALRVPYSAAKAGVVAFTKSLALELAADGIRVNAVAPGPTDTPRVLEKETPEARRRRWEGMIPLGRTGRPEDIAEVFYFLTTAESEWITGQTLHVNGGLI, encoded by the coding sequence ATGAGTGCGGTTGCGTTGATCAGCGGCGGCGCCAACGGCATCGGCCGGGCGGTCGCGGCGCGCCTGGCGCGAGCGGGCATGGCGGTGATGATCGCCGATTGCGATCGAGCGGCGGCGGAGCAGACGCGCGGCGAGATCGAAGAGGCGGGCGGCACCGCGGAGGCGATCGAGGTGGACGTGTCGGCCGCGCCATCGGTCCGCGCGGCGGTGAGCGAAACCGAGCGGCGCTGGGGCCGGATCGACGTGCTCGCCAACGTCGCCGGCGGCAGCTTCTACAACAAGCGCGTGGAAGAGCTCACCTGGTCGGAGTGGAAAAGGGTGATCGATGTCAATCTCAAGGGAACGTTTCTCATGAGCCGTGAGGTCGTGCCGATCATGCGACGGCAAAAGAGCGGGCGCATCCTCAACACCGCCTCCAACTACGGCTTTACCGGATCGGCGCTCCGTGTGCCTTATTCCGCGGCGAAGGCCGGCGTTGTGGCCTTCACGAAGAGCCTGGCGCTCGAACTCGCGGCGGACGGCATCCGGGTCAACGCCGTGGCGCCGGGGCCGACGGATACTCCGCGGGTGCTGGAGAAGGAGACGCCCGAGGCGCGCCGGCGGCGGTGGGAAGGGATGATTCCGCTGGGCCGCACGGGGCGACCGGAGGATATCGCCGAAGTGTTTTATTTTCTCACCACGGCGGAAAGCGAGTGGATCACCGGCCAGACGCTGCACGTCAACGGGGGGCTGATATGA